Proteins encoded by one window of Kribbella italica:
- a CDS encoding SDR family NAD(P)-dependent oxidoreductase: MQLDLEGKVVVVTGAGRGIGRAIAETFLRERSTVVATDLDDDALSWFEPARVEAGLDGAPVVCDVRSTESVRTAISQVVDLFGRIDVLVNNAGILGEGQIEATDAETWNQVFEVNVTGTFRTCQAVMPTMKQQRSGRIINAASFAAIVPSIGSAAYAASKAAVVQFTRTLAGELGPWNVTANAYAPGMIPSAINNFTQQEEAVQNRLLDTLTIRRWGEASDVSDLICFLASDASRYITGTLVDVSGGKLATQLPQRAYEIAGIHS; encoded by the coding sequence ATGCAACTTGATCTCGAAGGCAAGGTCGTCGTCGTCACCGGAGCCGGGCGGGGGATCGGCCGGGCGATCGCCGAGACATTCCTCAGGGAACGTTCGACGGTGGTGGCGACCGATCTCGACGACGATGCGCTGTCGTGGTTCGAACCGGCGCGCGTCGAGGCCGGGCTGGACGGGGCCCCGGTGGTCTGCGATGTCCGTTCGACCGAGTCGGTGCGGACGGCGATTTCCCAGGTCGTCGACCTGTTCGGGCGCATCGACGTGCTGGTCAACAACGCCGGCATCCTCGGGGAAGGCCAGATCGAGGCCACCGACGCCGAGACCTGGAACCAGGTGTTCGAGGTCAACGTCACAGGCACGTTCCGGACCTGCCAGGCCGTGATGCCGACCATGAAGCAGCAGCGCAGCGGCCGGATCATCAACGCGGCGTCGTTCGCGGCGATCGTGCCGAGCATCGGCAGTGCCGCGTACGCCGCCTCCAAGGCCGCCGTCGTCCAGTTCACCCGGACACTGGCCGGCGAGCTGGGCCCTTGGAACGTTACTGCCAACGCGTATGCGCCCGGAATGATCCCGAGTGCGATCAACAACTTCACCCAGCAGGAGGAAGCCGTGCAGAACCGGCTGCTCGACACCCTGACCATCCGGCGCTGGGGCGAGGCGAGCGACGTGAGTGACCTGATCTGCTTCCTCGCCAGCGACGCGTCGCGCTACATTACCGGGACCTTGGTCGACGTCAGCGGCGGTAAGCTGGCCACCCAGCTACCGCAGCGGGCGTACGAGATCGCGGGGATCCACTCATGA
- a CDS encoding SDR family oxidoreductase, whose product MTDPRVLWVTGAGSGMGRAAAVAVSAGRRVALSGRRTEPLQETAALVEQAGGEALVLPLDARDPEAIAQAQDAIGSAWGGVDDVVLSAGLNTPQRTWADQSMAEAEAVIATNLNAVLRIVDAVLPDLRARGEGQVVVISSYSAWRFTPYAGVAYSASKSALAALCQTLNAQEATHGVRACHLCPGDVDTDFLRLRPVVPGAEARTAMLSPDDVGRAVRFVLESPPQVRIDELVISPLSQA is encoded by the coding sequence ATGACCGACCCGCGCGTGCTCTGGGTAACCGGTGCCGGGAGCGGGATGGGCCGGGCTGCCGCCGTCGCTGTGTCGGCGGGACGTCGGGTCGCCTTGAGCGGCCGGCGGACGGAACCGTTGCAGGAGACCGCTGCGCTGGTCGAGCAAGCGGGCGGTGAGGCGCTGGTCCTGCCGCTCGACGCCCGGGACCCCGAGGCGATTGCCCAAGCGCAGGACGCGATCGGCTCGGCCTGGGGTGGCGTTGACGACGTCGTCCTGTCGGCGGGGCTGAACACACCGCAGCGAACCTGGGCGGATCAGTCGATGGCCGAGGCAGAGGCGGTGATCGCCACCAACCTGAACGCCGTACTGCGGATCGTGGACGCCGTGCTTCCGGACCTCCGGGCTCGCGGCGAGGGACAAGTCGTGGTCATCTCCTCGTACTCGGCGTGGCGGTTCACTCCGTACGCCGGTGTCGCCTACAGCGCGAGCAAGTCCGCTCTCGCGGCGCTGTGCCAAACACTCAACGCCCAGGAGGCCACGCACGGAGTCCGCGCCTGCCATCTGTGCCCGGGCGACGTGGACACCGACTTCCTCCGCCTCCGTCCCGTGGTGCCCGGCGCCGAGGCCCGGACGGCCATGCTCAGCCCCGACGACGTCGGCCGCGCCGTCCGCTTCGTCCTGGAGTCGCCACCACAGGTCCGCATCGACGAACTGGTCATCAGCCCGCTCTCGCAGGCGTGA
- a CDS encoding methyltransferase: MSTDGTANDAEFMIDLAESMLSARALQMVAELGLADLFGSVPGGTLPLEKLAVLTSTDPVVLGMVLRLLCAQGIFTEPNADEFALTPRGQVLRSGHRFSARAMVRHHGFNYHLVDRLDLALRTGQPVFTEVHGRPMFELLQANEERGQVFDDAMGDLSRLETDAVLANYDFTPYQRIVDVGGGNGTLLASVITKHPVATGVIFDLPRLAPAAEQVLAQSPAGGRLAFVAGDFFESTPPEGDLLVLKSIVHDWPDAQVVQILRACRRALRPGGKIVLFERLLTGDPGPSRTKNWDLLLFLILGGRERTDSDFRRLLAAADLELHTTIAMHDTLFALEAVAAGTSDR; the protein is encoded by the coding sequence ATGAGCACCGACGGGACCGCGAACGACGCGGAGTTCATGATCGACCTGGCCGAAAGCATGCTGTCGGCCCGCGCTCTGCAGATGGTCGCCGAGTTGGGTCTCGCCGACCTGTTCGGTTCGGTGCCCGGTGGGACTTTGCCGCTGGAGAAACTGGCCGTCCTCACCTCGACCGATCCGGTCGTGCTCGGCATGGTGCTGAGGCTGTTGTGCGCCCAGGGCATCTTCACCGAACCGAACGCCGACGAGTTCGCACTGACCCCGCGGGGTCAGGTCCTGCGGTCCGGCCATCGGTTCTCGGCCCGGGCCATGGTCCGTCACCACGGGTTCAACTATCACCTCGTGGACCGACTGGATCTCGCGCTGCGGACCGGTCAGCCCGTGTTCACCGAGGTGCACGGCCGGCCGATGTTCGAGCTGCTGCAGGCCAACGAGGAGCGCGGGCAGGTTTTCGACGACGCGATGGGCGACCTCAGCCGACTCGAAACCGACGCGGTGCTGGCGAACTACGACTTCACGCCGTACCAGCGCATCGTGGACGTCGGTGGCGGCAACGGCACGCTCCTGGCGTCGGTGATCACCAAGCACCCGGTGGCGACCGGAGTGATCTTCGACCTGCCCCGCCTCGCCCCTGCCGCCGAACAGGTTCTCGCGCAGTCTCCAGCAGGCGGGCGGCTCGCGTTCGTGGCCGGTGACTTCTTCGAGTCGACACCTCCCGAGGGTGATCTGCTCGTCCTGAAGTCGATCGTGCACGACTGGCCCGACGCGCAGGTGGTGCAGATCCTCCGTGCGTGCCGCCGGGCGCTACGGCCCGGCGGCAAGATCGTGCTGTTCGAGCGACTGCTGACCGGTGACCCGGGCCCCAGCCGGACGAAGAACTGGGACCTGTTGCTCTTCCTGATCCTTGGCGGCAGGGAACGTACCGACAGCGACTTCCGCCGGCTGTTGGCCGCCGCCGACCTCGAGCTGCACACCACCATTGCGATGCACGACACCCTGTTCGCCTTGGAAGCCGTTGCCGCCGGCACCAGCGATCGTTGA
- a CDS encoding MarR family winged helix-turn-helix transcriptional regulator gives MNRAADVQRTDWTADTDLGWLLHTITRRHSNLANDVLGSSVGGVRGYWILTVAATSARRQYEIGDQLGIDRTVLTHLLDDLEAAGLIQRTQDAGDRRARLVQITDQGRARSTRWLDESPTPTAGSWSGSTAPNKPNCEPYFIV, from the coding sequence ATGAATCGAGCAGCGGACGTGCAGCGGACGGACTGGACCGCGGACACCGACCTGGGTTGGTTGTTGCACACCATCACTCGCCGGCACAGCAACCTGGCGAACGACGTACTCGGTTCCTCGGTCGGCGGAGTCCGCGGGTACTGGATTCTGACCGTCGCCGCGACGTCGGCTCGCCGCCAGTACGAGATCGGCGATCAGCTGGGCATCGATCGCACCGTGCTGACGCATTTGCTCGACGACCTCGAGGCTGCGGGGCTGATCCAGCGCACGCAGGATGCTGGCGACCGGCGGGCAAGGCTGGTCCAAATCACCGATCAGGGCCGAGCTCGCTCGACTCGCTGGCTGGACGAATCGCCGACACCGACGGCCGGCTCCTGGTCGGGCTCAACTGCGCCGAACAAGCCCAACTGCGAGCCCTACTTCATCGTGTGA
- a CDS encoding amidohydrolase family protein translates to MTDTGATLVRGATILTMDPVIGDFDRADLLIEGSRISAVAPAIPIDPDAEVDVIDADGRIVIPGFVDTHRHLWEVLVRGGGPHHTLEQYYTDVLGHVGSQVTPEDVHLGTKASALSALLAGITTLQDTANIQLTPAHTDAAIAALRETGVRAVFCYGNPYPVMARYGAGLGDDVRRIRSELLPDDDADVTMALLTEWGDDDAERRNAWLARDLGVRTARHVGASTPLSRLRDLGVLQSGTTFIHGNGLPPDELELIADSGGTLSVAPAIELLMGHGIPMLGRTPPAVPLSLSTSAEVTVASDFFTQMRAALQTGRTFGRGADSGRELTVTDVLGLATRDGAAALGLDTRTGTLTPGKDADLIILRADDLDVTPVHDPASTVVLQMDRRHIDAVFRAGRAVVRDGAAVESRPELVKALQVAAARLGPVPRTSASQQRRS, encoded by the coding sequence ATGACGGACACCGGGGCAACCCTGGTCCGCGGCGCGACGATCCTGACCATGGATCCGGTGATCGGAGACTTCGATCGGGCCGACCTTCTGATCGAAGGGAGTCGGATCAGCGCGGTCGCCCCGGCGATCCCGATCGATCCCGACGCCGAGGTAGACGTGATCGACGCCGACGGACGCATCGTGATCCCCGGTTTCGTCGACACCCATCGTCACCTGTGGGAGGTGCTGGTCCGGGGCGGCGGACCGCACCACACCCTCGAGCAGTACTACACCGACGTCCTGGGGCACGTCGGCTCCCAGGTGACGCCCGAGGACGTGCACCTCGGGACGAAGGCCAGCGCTCTCAGCGCCTTGCTGGCCGGCATCACCACCCTGCAGGACACTGCCAACATCCAGCTCACTCCGGCGCACACCGACGCCGCGATCGCCGCGCTGCGCGAGACCGGCGTACGCGCGGTCTTCTGCTATGGGAACCCGTACCCAGTGATGGCGCGGTACGGCGCCGGGCTCGGCGACGACGTCCGGCGGATCCGGTCAGAGCTGCTGCCTGACGACGACGCCGACGTGACGATGGCTCTGCTCACCGAGTGGGGCGACGACGACGCCGAGCGGCGCAACGCTTGGCTGGCTCGGGATCTCGGGGTTCGAACCGCGCGTCACGTCGGCGCTTCTACCCCCCTCTCGCGGCTGCGCGACCTCGGCGTGCTCCAGTCCGGGACCACCTTCATCCACGGCAACGGATTGCCGCCCGACGAGCTCGAACTCATCGCCGACAGCGGCGGAACGCTCTCGGTGGCGCCGGCTATCGAACTTCTGATGGGCCACGGCATCCCCATGCTGGGCCGAACCCCGCCCGCTGTGCCGCTCAGCTTGAGCACGTCGGCCGAGGTCACGGTGGCTTCCGACTTCTTCACCCAGATGAGGGCGGCACTGCAGACCGGCCGGACGTTTGGCCGCGGTGCCGATTCCGGCCGGGAGCTGACCGTGACCGATGTCCTCGGACTGGCCACCCGCGACGGTGCCGCGGCGCTGGGTCTCGACACCCGAACAGGCACCCTGACTCCCGGCAAGGACGCTGACCTGATCATTCTGCGAGCTGACGACCTCGACGTCACGCCCGTGCACGATCCGGCCAGCACGGTCGTGCTGCAGATGGACCGCCGCCACATCGACGCGGTCTTCCGGGCCGGCCGCGCCGTGGTACGTGATGGCGCGGCGGTTGAGAGCCGGCCCGAACTCGTCAAGGCGCTGCAGGTTGCCGCCGCCCGGCTGGGCCCCGTCCCCCGCACCTCAGCCTCGCAGCAACGGCGTTCATGA
- a CDS encoding FAD-dependent oxidoreductase, whose translation MSAPSRVAVVGAGPAGIYAADILTQLAPGTQVDLFEKLPAPYGLVRYGVSPDHPRIKRIIESLHVMLEAGRIRLLCNIDIGTDVTIEELRSAYDAVIVATGAITDIPLDIPGIELPGSFGAADFVSWYDGHPDVATTWPLDAESVAVIGAGNVALDVSRMLIKHAHTLLDTDISDNVHSGFAANPIRELHLFARRGPADVRFSPTELRELGHQHDVDIVVDPADLHGDRHIERMTKQFAPTRNVVDTMRGWAAIADSERTASRRVHLHFYQAPVAILGDDQVEGLRMERMTPDGYGHVTASGAFVDHEVQAVYRAIGYAATALPGVPFDHATRTIPHRDGAVVDDNGDHIPGLFTTGWIKRGPVGLIGSTKSDARQTVETLLDHSGRDTTAGAPDIEQLLAARCGHRIDWNGWLRIDAAEQRLGTDRGRHRIKIIERAELTTIGGGRLRHSALADGRQR comes from the coding sequence TTGTCCGCACCCTCTCGCGTCGCCGTCGTCGGCGCCGGACCTGCTGGCATCTATGCCGCCGACATCCTGACCCAACTCGCCCCCGGCACCCAGGTCGACCTGTTCGAGAAGCTGCCCGCGCCGTACGGACTGGTCCGGTACGGAGTTTCGCCGGACCATCCCCGGATCAAGAGGATCATCGAGTCGCTGCACGTGATGCTCGAGGCCGGGCGCATCCGGCTGCTCTGCAACATCGACATCGGCACCGACGTCACGATCGAGGAGCTGCGCAGCGCCTACGACGCGGTGATCGTCGCCACTGGGGCGATCACCGACATCCCGCTCGACATCCCGGGTATCGAGCTGCCCGGTTCGTTCGGCGCCGCCGACTTCGTCTCCTGGTACGACGGGCATCCGGACGTGGCCACCACCTGGCCCCTCGACGCGGAGTCGGTCGCTGTCATCGGAGCCGGCAACGTCGCTCTCGACGTGAGCCGGATGCTGATCAAGCACGCCCACACGCTGCTGGACACCGACATCTCCGACAACGTGCACAGCGGCTTCGCCGCCAACCCGATCCGCGAGCTGCACCTGTTCGCTCGCCGTGGGCCGGCCGACGTCCGGTTCTCACCGACCGAGTTGCGCGAACTCGGCCACCAGCACGACGTCGACATCGTGGTCGATCCGGCCGACCTGCACGGCGATCGCCACATCGAGCGGATGACCAAGCAGTTCGCCCCGACCCGGAATGTCGTGGACACGATGCGCGGCTGGGCAGCGATCGCCGACTCCGAACGCACCGCCTCGCGACGGGTCCATCTGCACTTCTACCAGGCTCCGGTCGCGATCCTCGGTGACGACCAGGTCGAAGGACTGCGGATGGAGCGGATGACACCGGACGGTTATGGTCACGTGACTGCGTCCGGAGCATTCGTCGATCACGAAGTCCAGGCCGTCTACCGCGCGATCGGCTACGCCGCGACCGCACTGCCGGGCGTGCCGTTCGACCACGCCACCCGCACGATCCCGCATCGGGACGGCGCCGTCGTCGACGACAACGGCGATCACATCCCCGGACTCTTCACCACCGGCTGGATCAAACGTGGCCCGGTCGGCCTCATCGGCTCGACCAAGTCCGATGCCCGGCAGACGGTCGAGACTCTGCTCGATCACTCCGGCCGTGACACCACGGCAGGTGCACCGGACATCGAGCAGCTCCTCGCCGCTCGCTGCGGGCACCGCATCGACTGGAACGGCTGGCTCCGCATCGATGCGGCCGAACAGCGGCTCGGCACCGATCGTGGCCGGCACCGGATCAAGATCATCGAACGCGCGGAGCTGACCACGATCGGCGGCGGCCGGCTGCGCCACTCTGCGTTGGCGGACGGGCGTCAGCGATGA
- a CDS encoding FMN-binding negative transcriptional regulator encodes MYIPKHFAANDAVVQDLLVNHGAANLVTSTPDGLLATLLPFVYDAEAGALLGHLARNNEQWSRPVLGEALAIVSGPDAYISPSAYASKREHGRVVPTWNYVTAHVYGTLVVHDDPAWLETLVRRLTAKHEARFAQQWSVDDAPPKYIAGQLRAIVGVELAISRIEAKAKLSQNRSAADIDGVIAALDARGDLDSAEAVKAAKPES; translated from the coding sequence ATGTACATACCCAAGCATTTCGCCGCGAACGACGCCGTGGTGCAGGACCTGCTGGTCAACCACGGTGCCGCCAACCTGGTCACCAGTACCCCGGACGGGCTGCTCGCGACCTTGCTTCCGTTCGTCTACGACGCCGAGGCAGGGGCACTGCTCGGGCATCTGGCGCGCAACAACGAGCAGTGGAGCCGGCCGGTCCTCGGTGAGGCGCTCGCGATCGTCAGCGGACCGGACGCTTACATCTCACCGTCTGCCTATGCGTCCAAGCGCGAGCACGGGCGGGTCGTTCCGACCTGGAACTACGTCACGGCCCACGTCTACGGCACCCTCGTGGTCCACGACGATCCGGCCTGGCTGGAGACCTTGGTACGGCGTCTGACCGCCAAGCACGAGGCCAGGTTCGCGCAACAGTGGTCGGTGGACGACGCTCCACCGAAGTACATCGCCGGGCAGTTGCGCGCGATCGTCGGCGTGGAGCTGGCAATCAGCCGAATCGAGGCGAAGGCCAAGCTGAGCCAGAACCGGTCGGCCGCCGACATCGACGGAGTGATCGCGGCACTCGACGCGCGCGGCGACCTCGACTCCGCCGAAGCAGTGAAAGCCGCAAAGCCTGAGAGCTGA
- a CDS encoding Gfo/Idh/MocA family protein → MNAIRVALAGAGAIGEIVARDIYPGLTGTELVAVVDPDPDRAAAVAKHSKARAFGALGDALDDVDAVDIRVPHHLHTDVALAAIEHGRHVLVEKPIATTIEDARRIVDAARAAGVVLAVAENYPHLKAVQQARSLLDDGAIGETLALRSTRAYQLGGVWRRDWREGTGPAGGILLDQGTHQVSLIRQLAGPVTAVSAVASHETLTLTLQLDSGVVAHSLLTWQSPGTWDQTEATVYGDAGRLDVVVDYEQHQGGYAFWTPDRAERLGSENYYASHASIVDDWAAAIQQSRDPLVTGEDGLDDLAVVIAAADSWQANGAFVDVRRQQ, encoded by the coding sequence ATGAACGCGATCAGAGTGGCACTGGCCGGGGCCGGCGCCATCGGAGAGATCGTTGCCCGTGACATCTACCCGGGCTTGACCGGGACCGAGCTCGTCGCGGTCGTCGATCCGGATCCGGACCGGGCCGCGGCGGTGGCGAAGCACAGCAAGGCTCGGGCGTTCGGGGCCTTGGGAGATGCATTGGACGACGTCGATGCGGTCGATATCCGGGTGCCGCATCACCTCCATACCGACGTCGCGCTCGCGGCCATCGAACACGGCCGGCATGTGCTGGTCGAGAAGCCGATTGCCACCACGATCGAGGACGCCCGCCGGATCGTCGACGCCGCCCGCGCGGCCGGCGTCGTACTGGCGGTCGCCGAGAACTACCCGCATCTGAAGGCCGTCCAGCAGGCGCGTTCACTGCTGGACGACGGCGCGATCGGCGAGACCCTTGCGCTTCGCTCCACCCGGGCTTACCAGCTCGGCGGAGTCTGGCGGCGCGACTGGCGGGAAGGCACCGGACCGGCAGGTGGGATCCTGCTCGACCAGGGCACCCACCAAGTCAGCCTGATCCGGCAGCTCGCCGGACCTGTCACCGCAGTGTCTGCCGTCGCCTCGCACGAAACGCTGACACTGACGCTTCAGCTCGACAGCGGGGTCGTCGCGCACTCCCTGCTCACCTGGCAGAGCCCCGGGACCTGGGACCAGACCGAGGCCACCGTGTACGGCGACGCCGGCCGCCTCGACGTCGTCGTGGACTACGAGCAGCACCAGGGCGGCTACGCGTTCTGGACGCCCGATCGCGCCGAGCGGCTCGGCAGCGAGAACTACTACGCCAGCCATGCCTCGATCGTGGACGACTGGGCAGCGGCGATCCAGCAGTCCCGCGATCCGCTGGTGACCGGCGAGGACGGCCTGGATGACCTTGCCGTGGTGATCGCCGCCGCGGACTCATGGCAAGCAAACGGAGCATTCGTCGACGTGAGGAGACAGCAATGA
- a CDS encoding ABC transporter permease, whose protein sequence is MTQSPTVQQRLDDSEPPPGTAVTRFLRGQEVGVIAAVVVLFVVFSTASGNFASTANLQTMGVDLAQYGLLALGVSFVMLTGGIDLSVGSVVAFSAVWSAWLNVHAGLPGSVAIAAALLTGVAIGLVHGFAVTAIGVPPFVTTLVTLVMARGAALAITAGFPIDGIGTAFTDLAQLRVAGVPLPTLIFAVACVIAWLFLERTYPGRQVYAVGGNAEAARLAGIRTNRRIILTYVVSSTCAAAVGVMVAGRLGVGQPSIGTGWELYAIAAAVIGGISLTGGIGRVLGVGFGAILLVCINSGLVILHVSPYYQQIVLGAVLAIAIVTDRLRARSSERKQR, encoded by the coding sequence ATGACCCAATCACCGACCGTTCAGCAGCGGCTCGATGACTCCGAGCCACCACCGGGTACTGCGGTGACCCGGTTCCTGCGCGGTCAAGAAGTGGGGGTCATCGCCGCCGTCGTCGTACTCTTCGTCGTCTTTTCCACCGCCAGCGGCAACTTCGCCAGTACCGCCAACCTGCAGACGATGGGCGTCGACCTCGCACAGTACGGCCTGCTGGCACTCGGCGTCAGCTTCGTCATGCTGACCGGTGGCATCGACCTGTCCGTCGGATCGGTTGTCGCCTTCTCCGCCGTCTGGTCGGCGTGGCTGAACGTTCATGCCGGACTGCCGGGCTCGGTCGCGATCGCCGCGGCGCTGCTGACGGGGGTGGCGATCGGGCTCGTCCACGGGTTCGCGGTGACCGCGATCGGCGTACCGCCGTTCGTCACCACGCTGGTCACCTTGGTGATGGCCCGCGGTGCGGCGCTGGCGATCACGGCAGGCTTCCCGATCGACGGCATCGGTACCGCCTTCACCGACCTGGCCCAGTTGCGCGTGGCCGGAGTCCCGTTGCCGACGCTCATCTTCGCGGTGGCCTGCGTGATCGCCTGGCTGTTCCTGGAGCGTACCTATCCCGGACGTCAGGTGTATGCGGTCGGCGGGAACGCCGAGGCAGCCCGGCTGGCCGGTATCCGCACTAATCGGCGGATCATCCTGACCTACGTGGTCAGCAGCACCTGCGCCGCGGCCGTCGGGGTGATGGTCGCCGGGCGACTGGGAGTAGGCCAGCCGAGCATCGGCACCGGCTGGGAGCTGTACGCGATCGCGGCCGCGGTGATCGGCGGGATCAGCCTGACCGGTGGCATCGGCCGGGTGCTCGGTGTCGGTTTCGGCGCCATTCTCCTGGTCTGCATCAACAGCGGCCTGGTGATCCTGCACGTCTCCCCCTACTACCAGCAGATCGTGCTGGGCGCGGTGCTGGCGATTGCCATCGTGACCGATCGGCTCCGAGCGCGATCGTCGGAGAGGAAACAACGATGA
- a CDS encoding ATP-binding cassette domain-containing protein, producing the protein MTASVQVVGIRKTFGQTEVLNVADLRLRGGEVVALVGENGAGKSTLVRIITGMTSPTAGVVRINGTALTPGDPAHAQALGVATVSQEFPLVGQLSAAENLMLNRRTGTRRVIFDRQETERTATALLDRLHFTVPVHQRLSALSVAQQQLVEIAKALGREPSVLVLDEPTSALGPIESQRVLDLARELAAQGKIVIFIGHRLDEVQQVADRVVVLRNGRVVANLEPRQATQDAIVRAMVGVELTELVGELPAIAGQPEPMLQVSGLTAPGLGPIDLTARRGEILGVAGLMGSGRSRLIHTLMGSIPATGGSMRLGGTDYAPRHPADAVAAGVGLIPEDRKRQSLLPGASVRWNMSLAALPSLARWRFGLSPRSERRFTDELRRSVRVRCASLDQPVSTLSGGNQQRAIFGRWFATKPKLLLLDDPTRGVDVGAKAEIYRLIEQAAAQGAAVVVASSELEELMQLTHRIAVLARGRLVTTVDRASYSKHALMTAANQFPGAAR; encoded by the coding sequence GTGACCGCCTCGGTCCAGGTGGTCGGCATTCGCAAGACCTTCGGGCAGACCGAAGTGCTGAACGTGGCAGACCTTCGGTTGCGCGGCGGTGAAGTCGTCGCGTTGGTGGGAGAGAACGGCGCCGGCAAGTCGACCCTGGTCAGGATCATCACCGGTATGACCTCGCCGACAGCGGGGGTGGTCAGGATCAACGGCACCGCCCTCACCCCCGGCGATCCGGCCCACGCACAGGCACTCGGCGTGGCCACGGTTTCCCAGGAGTTTCCGCTGGTCGGCCAGCTGTCGGCCGCTGAGAACCTGATGCTGAATCGCCGGACCGGTACCCGCCGGGTGATCTTCGACCGGCAGGAGACGGAGCGTACGGCGACGGCTCTGCTGGACCGGCTGCACTTCACCGTGCCCGTGCACCAGCGACTGTCCGCCTTGTCGGTGGCGCAGCAACAACTGGTCGAGATCGCCAAGGCCCTCGGCCGGGAGCCGTCGGTCCTGGTGCTGGACGAGCCGACCTCGGCACTCGGGCCGATCGAGTCGCAGCGCGTGCTCGACCTCGCCCGGGAGCTGGCAGCGCAGGGCAAGATCGTCATCTTCATCGGGCACCGGCTGGACGAGGTGCAACAGGTCGCCGACCGGGTCGTTGTCCTGCGCAACGGCCGCGTGGTGGCAAATCTCGAACCGCGGCAGGCCACCCAGGACGCGATCGTCCGCGCCATGGTCGGAGTGGAGCTGACCGAACTGGTCGGCGAGTTGCCGGCCATCGCCGGTCAGCCGGAGCCGATGCTGCAGGTGAGCGGGCTGACCGCCCCCGGCCTCGGCCCGATCGACCTGACCGCACGGCGCGGCGAGATCCTCGGCGTGGCCGGGCTGATGGGCTCGGGCCGCAGCCGGCTGATCCACACCTTGATGGGTTCGATCCCGGCGACCGGCGGATCGATGCGGCTCGGCGGAACCGACTACGCACCGCGTCATCCGGCGGACGCCGTCGCGGCCGGAGTGGGTCTGATTCCCGAGGACCGCAAGCGCCAGTCGCTGCTGCCCGGCGCTTCGGTCCGGTGGAACATGTCGCTGGCGGCCCTGCCGAGCCTGGCGCGGTGGCGATTCGGGTTGTCGCCGCGGTCGGAGCGCCGGTTCACCGACGAACTGCGCCGATCGGTCCGGGTCCGTTGTGCCTCGTTGGACCAGCCCGTCAGCACGTTGTCGGGCGGCAACCAGCAGCGAGCGATCTTCGGTCGCTGGTTCGCCACCAAGCCGAAGCTGTTGCTCCTGGACGACCCCACCCGGGGCGTCGACGTCGGGGCGAAGGCGGAGATCTACCGGTTGATCGAGCAGGCGGCGGCTCAGGGCGCCGCCGTCGTGGTCGCGTCGTCGGAGCTCGAGGAACTGATGCAGCTCACCCATCGGATCGCGGTGCTGGCCCGCGGCCGGCTGGTCACCACGGTCGATCGCGCCTCGTACAGCAAGCACGCCTTGATGACGGCCGCCAACCAGTTCCCAGGAGCAGCGCGATGA